A single genomic interval of Salinarchaeum sp. IM2453 harbors:
- a CDS encoding DUF4234 domain-containing protein, producing the protein MSSDDIETKAEEDMTTEIDEGIPTEEDGEMDVETQHSMEAEKDVANYLERRQPWFVIVASFITLGIYFLYWFYKVNSQMKAANGDESSPGLRTIGLFVPILNIVILWWTARSIGRVIDERDELAMFLAVFVFLPAFLGVVQGDINAVIDGRKK; encoded by the coding sequence ATGTCAAGTGATGACATTGAAACAAAAGCAGAAGAAGATATGACCACAGAGATCGATGAAGGCATTCCCACAGAAGAGGATGGTGAAATGGACGTTGAAACACAGCACAGCATGGAAGCAGAAAAGGACGTAGCAAACTATCTTGAACGACGTCAACCATGGTTTGTGATTGTTGCATCGTTCATTACACTAGGTATTTATTTTCTGTACTGGTTTTACAAAGTCAACAGTCAGATGAAAGCCGCAAATGGTGATGAGAGTTCACCTGGTCTTCGAACCATTGGACTATTTGTGCCAATCCTCAACATCGTTATCCTATGGTGGACAGCACGATCGATTGGTCGTGTAATTGATGAACGAGATGAACTCGCTATGTTCCTTGCAGTATTTGTATTCCTGCCAGCGTTTCTGGGTGTTGTTCAAGGCGATATTAACGCAGTTATTGACGGCCGTAAAAAATAA
- a CDS encoding LiaF transmembrane domain-containing protein, giving the protein MTRNLSGRITAGSIIVIIGIVLLLSTVGIIEMRSVWGWIPALFVLIGVWALFRSDFRNLVGPVMIIAIAGAFLLRNVGIISDGAIGTWWPLFIVLFGVLIMVNRSRRRQRTRLEGHSAGEITAIGIFGSDESRPVTDRFTGGELVAIFGDARLDLENASVQESPAMVETMAVFGDVEIRAPESWNVKLQTLNIFGDTTDRRRESDKRNETDSPDLVVTGFSLFGDIEVRN; this is encoded by the coding sequence ATGACACGAAATCTATCGGGGAGGATCACGGCAGGGAGCATTATTGTTATCATCGGGATTGTTCTGCTGCTTTCGACAGTAGGTATTATCGAGATGCGATCAGTATGGGGATGGATCCCGGCGCTGTTTGTTCTTATTGGTGTCTGGGCGTTATTCCGTAGTGATTTTCGCAATCTTGTTGGTCCGGTTATGATCATTGCAATCGCAGGTGCCTTTTTACTCAGAAATGTAGGCATCATTTCGGACGGTGCAATCGGGACGTGGTGGCCGCTATTTATCGTTCTTTTCGGAGTCCTTATCATGGTAAACCGGTCCCGAAGACGTCAGCGGACTCGGCTTGAAGGACATAGTGCGGGAGAGATAACCGCAATTGGGATTTTTGGAAGTGATGAAAGCCGACCTGTGACTGATCGATTTACTGGAGGAGAACTTGTCGCTATATTTGGGGATGCACGACTGGATCTTGAAAACGCAAGTGTTCAGGAATCTCCAGCGATGGTTGAGACAATGGCAGTGTTCGGCGATGTTGAAATTCGAGCTCCTGAATCATGGAATGTCAAATTACAAACACTGAATATTTTCGGAGATACAACTGATCGACGTCGAGAATCTGATAAGCGAAATGAAACAGACTCTCCAGATTTAGTTGTAACAGGATTTTCTCTGTTTGGGGATATCGAAGTTCGAAATTGA
- a CDS encoding aspartate/glutamate racemase family protein, giving the protein MSKLTRIGVVVPSTNTTTETEFGRTIDDSLSVHVARMPLSSVTAADLKSMRNRATGAVERVSDASVDAIAYACTTGSLLEGPEYARRLESELEQTAGVPTVVTARSVDRALSTLNKTQILVVTPYNQELVERERSYLNALGYNVVHISGRRLENNAAIGALSPEAAADQVLSEIEGVSDIDAVFISCTNYPTFSRVESLESELNVPVVTSNSATLWDVLQTAGIDPNIVPGQLSATTT; this is encoded by the coding sequence ATGAGTAAATTGACCCGTATCGGCGTTGTTGTCCCCTCAACAAACACAACAACGGAAACGGAATTTGGACGTACTATTGACGACAGTTTATCAGTGCATGTTGCTCGCATGCCTCTTTCATCTGTGACAGCCGCCGATCTAAAATCGATGCGTAACAGAGCGACCGGTGCTGTTGAACGGGTCAGTGATGCCTCCGTCGATGCTATCGCCTATGCTTGTACGACTGGAAGCTTACTCGAAGGACCAGAATATGCACGCCGATTAGAATCAGAGTTAGAACAGACAGCCGGTGTTCCGACAGTTGTAACCGCACGGTCAGTTGACCGAGCATTGTCTACTCTCAACAAGACGCAAATCCTTGTTGTAACGCCGTACAATCAAGAACTCGTCGAACGAGAACGATCATATCTGAACGCACTCGGATACAATGTCGTACATATCTCTGGACGAAGACTGGAAAATAATGCTGCTATCGGCGCTTTAAGCCCTGAAGCAGCAGCTGATCAGGTTCTTTCTGAGATAGAAGGTGTATCTGACATCGACGCAGTGTTTATTTCCTGTACTAACTACCCAACATTCTCACGCGTTGAATCTCTAGAGAGCGAGCTGAATGTACCTGTCGTGACAAGCAACAGTGCCACACTCTGGGATGTGCTACAAACAGCAGGAATTGACCCTAACATTGTCCCCGGCCAACTGTCAGCGACTACGACTTGA
- a CDS encoding hydantoinase B/oxoprolinase family protein, translating to MSDIDPVTLEILRNRLTEVAEEMGNVLIQGAYSPNIKERQDCSTALFDASGRMIAQAEHIPVHLGALPEAVEAVRNRDPSPGDVWVLNDPFSGGNHLPDITLVSPIAVDEEIIAYGVSRAHHADVGGMVPGSMPAGATEIYQEGLRIPPVRLYRGKDTIDEDVLNLILTNIRGQRERRADLRAQLAANRRGEDRIREIADEYGVEQLKNAFDAVIDYSRTRMQREIEKLPDGEYTAEEAMEGDGVTEDPVPIVATIRIHGDTITVNFEGTAQQVDGNINAPRAVAKSAVYFVVRAITDPDIPPNQGCYDPVTISIPEGSLLDPTPPAAVVGGNVETSQRITDVLFLSLSEPLADELPAQSQGTMNNLIIGGRQGNEFTYYETIGGGFGARPDKDGIDGVHVGMTNTLNTPVEALESEYPMHVERYMLRPDSGGDGKYRGGMGIERSITVDVPATVSLLTERRRSPPKGSAGGKPGATGENLIDGTPVGAKSTQKVDAGTTVRVRTPGGGGHGPPEQRSEDDRQNDRQDETVSSNE from the coding sequence ATGAGTGATATCGATCCTGTGACGCTTGAGATTCTTCGAAATCGGTTGACAGAGGTCGCTGAGGAGATGGGCAATGTCTTAATTCAGGGAGCATATTCGCCGAATATCAAAGAACGACAAGATTGCTCAACCGCTCTGTTTGATGCCTCTGGTCGAATGATTGCACAGGCAGAGCACATTCCAGTTCATCTTGGTGCTCTCCCAGAAGCAGTAGAAGCAGTTCGCAATCGTGATCCTTCACCAGGCGATGTCTGGGTACTCAATGATCCATTTTCTGGTGGTAACCACCTACCAGATATCACACTTGTGTCTCCAATTGCAGTTGATGAAGAGATTATTGCATATGGCGTATCGCGGGCCCACCATGCTGATGTTGGAGGAATGGTTCCTGGCAGTATGCCAGCCGGGGCAACAGAGATCTATCAGGAAGGTCTTCGAATTCCGCCAGTCAGACTGTACCGCGGCAAAGATACGATTGATGAAGATGTTCTTAATCTTATCTTGACAAACATCCGGGGTCAGCGTGAGCGACGAGCGGACCTTCGTGCACAACTCGCCGCAAACCGCCGTGGCGAAGACCGCATCCGTGAGATTGCAGATGAATACGGTGTCGAGCAGCTTAAGAACGCGTTTGATGCAGTTATTGATTATTCGCGAACTCGAATGCAGCGAGAAATCGAGAAGTTGCCAGATGGGGAGTACACCGCTGAAGAAGCTATGGAGGGAGATGGTGTAACGGAGGATCCCGTTCCAATTGTTGCAACTATTAGAATCCACGGTGACACGATTACTGTCAACTTCGAGGGCACCGCACAGCAGGTTGATGGTAATATTAATGCTCCCCGGGCGGTTGCCAAAAGTGCAGTATACTTCGTTGTCAGAGCAATCACCGATCCAGATATTCCACCAAATCAAGGATGCTACGACCCAGTAACGATATCGATTCCAGAAGGGTCACTGTTAGATCCTACTCCACCAGCCGCAGTTGTTGGTGGAAACGTTGAAACGAGCCAACGCATTACTGATGTTTTGTTTTTATCACTATCTGAACCGCTCGCTGACGAGTTACCCGCACAGAGCCAAGGTACAATGAATAATCTCATTATTGGCGGCCGTCAGGGCAATGAGTTTACGTATTATGAAACGATTGGCGGTGGCTTTGGGGCCCGTCCTGATAAAGATGGTATTGACGGTGTTCACGTAGGGATGACAAATACGCTTAACACCCCTGTTGAAGCACTAGAATCGGAATATCCTATGCACGTTGAGCGGTATATGCTACGTCCAGACAGTGGCGGCGATGGCAAATACCGTGGGGGCATGGGAATTGAGCGTTCGATTACGGTAGATGTTCCAGCAACGGTGTCATTGCTCACTGAACGACGTCGCAGTCCACCGAAGGGAAGCGCCGGTGGAAAACCCGGAGCAACGGGCGAAAATCTAATTGACGGCACACCAGTTGGAGCTAAATCCACACAGAAAGTTGACGCTGGGACAACAGTGAGAGTTCGTACTCCCGGTGGTGGTGGACATGGGCCTCCAGAGCAACGATCCGAAGATGACCGACAGAATGATCGTCAAGATGAAACGGTGAGTTCCAATGAGTAA
- a CDS encoding hydantoinase/oxoprolinase family protein, protein MTDVRVGVDVGGTFTDVVLAAKDHLETAKVPTTDNQSEGVIAGIQKACTKADIDPATIDRFIHGMTVSTNALLEQNGAKTALITTEGFRDVLEIGRQDRPSLYDLDVDRPTPLVPRRRRHEISERSTTERVVESVDPDEVRDIVASLDDDVQSIAVSLLHAYAHPENEQAVVDILREETTAHVSASHEVLAEFREFERTSTTVVDAYVTPAIDRYLGRLVTRAEEINLPEPSIMQSNGGIASVPTVRDNAVTTALSGPAAGVVGASAVTGSDADLITFDMGGTSCDVSLIRDGQATRTTDVDIGGYPIAVPMVDVNTVGAGGGSVAWVDEGGALRVGPQSAGANPGPACYGKGGELPTVTDANVVLGYIGSDSALGGELTIDTDAAKEAVNDVADQAGLEDSIEAARGIYRIVNAAMTRAIRTMTVERGYDPREFGLVAFGGAGPLHATAIAEELDITRVVIPYASGVLSAQGLTVAQEKHDTVRTYRNRLSDLDLTKVSEQFEEIEADLSARVETDNLHFQRAVDLRYAGQSFELTIDISNIESQAELRSLFKEAYTETYGYSMDDPIELVNLRVTAVGEPPSVETTVDFPKTDARIGARKAMIDGSFVETPVFDRSKLSPGQTISGPAILEQDESTTLVLDNWSGIVRQNGTLELTKGDQHE, encoded by the coding sequence ATGACAGATGTGAGAGTCGGCGTTGACGTCGGCGGAACATTTACAGATGTTGTATTAGCAGCTAAAGATCATCTAGAGACTGCGAAAGTACCAACGACTGACAACCAGAGTGAAGGGGTTATCGCTGGAATTCAAAAAGCATGCACTAAAGCAGATATTGATCCAGCAACGATTGATAGATTTATTCATGGGATGACCGTTTCGACAAACGCGTTACTCGAACAGAACGGTGCCAAGACAGCGTTAATCACGACAGAAGGGTTTCGGGATGTCTTAGAAATCGGCCGTCAAGATCGACCAAGTCTATACGATCTTGATGTCGATCGCCCTACTCCCCTCGTTCCTCGTCGTAGACGACATGAGATAAGTGAGCGATCGACAACTGAGAGAGTTGTAGAGTCAGTAGATCCAGATGAGGTTCGAGACATTGTTGCATCGCTGGACGACGATGTACAAAGTATTGCAGTTTCATTACTCCATGCATATGCCCACCCCGAAAATGAGCAAGCGGTGGTAGATATTCTTCGCGAGGAAACCACAGCTCATGTTTCAGCTTCGCATGAAGTGCTTGCAGAATTTCGGGAGTTTGAACGTACGTCAACAACGGTTGTTGATGCATATGTGACCCCAGCGATTGACCGCTATTTGGGTCGGCTTGTTACCCGTGCAGAGGAGATAAATCTTCCAGAACCGTCGATCATGCAATCGAATGGGGGTATTGCAAGTGTCCCTACCGTTCGTGATAACGCCGTCACAACGGCACTATCGGGTCCAGCAGCTGGTGTGGTTGGAGCAAGTGCAGTCACAGGCAGTGATGCGGACTTAATTACATTCGATATGGGTGGAACTTCATGTGACGTAAGTCTCATCCGAGACGGGCAAGCAACAAGAACGACAGATGTAGACATCGGAGGATATCCGATCGCTGTGCCGATGGTTGATGTGAATACTGTTGGTGCCGGTGGCGGTTCGGTTGCCTGGGTTGATGAAGGTGGTGCACTTCGTGTTGGTCCGCAGTCCGCTGGCGCAAATCCCGGCCCAGCGTGCTATGGAAAGGGAGGTGAATTACCAACAGTGACAGACGCAAACGTTGTTTTGGGCTATATTGGATCAGATTCGGCGCTTGGTGGAGAACTCACTATTGATACCGACGCAGCAAAGGAGGCTGTGAACGATGTTGCAGATCAAGCTGGTCTCGAAGATTCAATAGAAGCAGCACGAGGAATTTACCGTATTGTCAATGCAGCGATGACGAGAGCCATTCGAACTATGACCGTTGAGCGTGGGTATGATCCACGTGAATTTGGATTAGTTGCGTTCGGTGGTGCCGGCCCGTTACATGCCACTGCAATTGCTGAAGAGCTAGATATTACTCGGGTAGTAATTCCATATGCATCCGGAGTGCTCTCTGCGCAGGGCCTTACTGTTGCACAAGAAAAGCACGATACAGTTCGTACGTATCGCAACCGTCTTTCTGATCTTGACCTCACAAAGGTAAGTGAGCAATTCGAGGAGATTGAAGCTGATTTATCAGCGCGTGTAGAAACAGATAACCTACACTTCCAGCGTGCTGTGGATCTTCGTTATGCCGGACAAAGTTTTGAGCTGACGATTGATATCAGCAATATCGAATCGCAAGCAGAACTTCGGTCGCTGTTCAAAGAAGCATACACAGAGACTTACGGGTATTCGATGGACGATCCAATTGAGCTTGTTAATCTTCGTGTGACCGCTGTTGGAGAACCTCCTTCGGTTGAAACAACCGTTGACTTCCCAAAAACAGATGCACGGATAGGAGCGAGAAAAGCGATGATTGACGGGTCGTTCGTTGAAACGCCTGTATTCGACCGTTCTAAGCTATCACCTGGGCAGACAATCTCTGGTCCAGCGATCTTGGAACAAGATGAGAGCACAACACTTGTACTAGACAACTGGAGTGGTATCGTTCGCCAGAACGGCACCCTTGAGCTGACAAAAGGTGATCAGCATGAGTGA
- a CDS encoding Nramp family divalent metal transporter: protein MSIVDTVENWFRSIGPGALVAAAFVGPGTVTTASVIGAEFAYLLIWTVVFSVIATIVLQEMSARLGLVTNEGLGEALRGMFDNYILQVITAALIIFAIGVGTAAFQTGNITGGASGLETITGVSVQIWSPLIGIVAGALLWTGNYKLIERIFIGLVVIMGLAFVINAIAVRPDLGAIAEGLIPRVPDGQAFLIAGLVGTTVVGYNLFLHASTVQEKWGDADQIGEVRFDTIALVVVGGIITASIMITAAAVFPEGTEIGDVGEMSTQLDPVLAGVAPEFFAIGLFAAGFTSAMSAPLAGAYATAGVLGWERDLTSTRFRAIWGTILVVGIVFSTIGLNPVNVIVFAQVANGILLPILAVFLLYAMNSEKLLGKYTNSTVQNILGILVALVVIAIAAQTLYDQWIALFG from the coding sequence ATGAGTATAGTGGACACGGTAGAGAATTGGTTTCGATCGATTGGCCCTGGTGCACTCGTTGCCGCCGCGTTTGTTGGTCCGGGGACGGTCACAACAGCAAGTGTTATTGGGGCAGAGTTTGCCTATCTGTTGATTTGGACGGTTGTCTTTTCGGTAATCGCCACAATCGTTTTGCAGGAAATGAGTGCCCGACTAGGATTGGTCACCAATGAGGGACTCGGCGAGGCCCTCAGGGGGATGTTTGATAACTACATCTTACAGGTTATCACGGCCGCACTCATTATCTTCGCAATTGGCGTTGGGACAGCCGCGTTTCAGACGGGAAATATCACAGGCGGAGCGTCAGGCTTAGAAACAATCACTGGTGTAAGTGTCCAAATTTGGTCACCACTGATTGGGATTGTTGCCGGAGCATTGCTCTGGACGGGAAACTACAAGCTCATCGAGCGAATATTTATTGGACTCGTCGTAATTATGGGGCTTGCATTTGTGATTAATGCAATTGCTGTGCGCCCTGACTTAGGAGCAATAGCTGAGGGGCTAATTCCCCGGGTGCCGGACGGACAGGCATTCCTGATTGCTGGGCTTGTCGGGACAACTGTTGTTGGATATAACCTCTTCTTGCACGCCAGTACTGTTCAAGAAAAGTGGGGGGATGCGGATCAAATCGGCGAAGTCCGGTTTGACACTATTGCGCTTGTCGTTGTTGGTGGAATTATCACAGCGTCAATAATGATCACCGCTGCCGCCGTTTTTCCAGAAGGTACTGAGATTGGTGACGTAGGCGAGATGTCTACTCAACTTGATCCAGTGCTAGCTGGAGTAGCTCCAGAATTCTTCGCAATCGGTCTTTTTGCTGCTGGCTTTACAAGCGCAATGTCGGCCCCGCTTGCTGGTGCCTATGCCACTGCTGGTGTGCTTGGATGGGAGCGTGACCTTACATCGACCCGGTTCCGTGCGATATGGGGTACGATCCTCGTTGTCGGTATTGTCTTTTCAACAATCGGTCTTAATCCAGTGAATGTCATTGTGTTCGCACAAGTTGCAAATGGTATCTTGCTACCAATACTCGCTGTCTTCCTCCTGTATGCTATGAACAGCGAAAAGCTCCTTGGAAAGTACACCAATAGCACAGTGCAAAATATACTTGGCATCCTTGTCGCACTGGTTGTAATCGCCATCGCAGCACAAACACTTTATGACCAATGGATTGCTTTGTTCGGATAG
- a CDS encoding NAD(P)/FAD-dependent oxidoreductase — protein sequence MSIHVAIIGAYGSAGSAVASELVDEPNIELSLIDDGDPGGGLCILQGCMPSKELLSAAAHRYQVRHDDRLTDGIPEVDLGVTVAEKDDRTLGWAKHRRNQIHEWAEHDDVEFYDESARFVDDRTLSVGGKTIDPDYIVVATGSQVNIPDIAGIEEVNYMTSSDVLDANEFSDSGIVLGFGYVGLEMAPYLVEAGDMDITVVEHDDRPLDEADPEFGDEILEIYREDFDIDIITNAQEERINKTETGVELLLSTPDGQKTVTGDELFCFTGRQANIKHLGLEAANIDLDGAWVKQTMQARDNDSIYVVGDANEHEPILHVAKEQGQTAAKNILNDVHGEPLEPYTNIHHHIVFSGLGIYPFARVGDTPTTAKAAGHDVVVATRQASDDGIFKSKNVPKGLARLVVDRTDGTILGYQGLHYHADTMAKTAQVLVELGLDVREVPDRAYHPTLPELLDGLFREAATKMSE from the coding sequence ATGAGCATTCATGTAGCAATTATTGGTGCGTACGGTAGTGCTGGGTCAGCAGTTGCCAGTGAACTTGTTGATGAACCTAACATTGAGCTTAGTCTCATTGATGATGGCGATCCTGGTGGTGGATTGTGTATCCTTCAAGGATGCATGCCTTCAAAGGAGCTACTTTCAGCAGCCGCGCACCGGTATCAAGTCCGCCATGATGACCGGCTAACTGATGGCATACCTGAAGTAGATCTCGGAGTGACCGTTGCTGAAAAAGATGATCGAACATTGGGGTGGGCGAAGCATCGTCGTAATCAGATACACGAATGGGCTGAACACGATGATGTCGAATTCTATGACGAATCAGCAAGATTTGTTGATGATCGAACGCTGTCAGTTGGTGGAAAAACGATTGACCCCGACTATATCGTTGTTGCAACTGGATCCCAAGTAAATATCCCAGATATTGCAGGAATCGAAGAGGTTAACTATATGACTAGTTCGGATGTTCTTGATGCAAACGAGTTTTCGGATTCAGGAATTGTCCTTGGGTTCGGTTATGTCGGGCTTGAAATGGCACCGTATCTTGTTGAAGCCGGAGACATGGACATCACAGTTGTTGAACACGATGATCGACCCTTGGATGAAGCTGACCCAGAGTTTGGTGATGAAATCTTAGAAATCTACCGGGAGGACTTCGACATCGATATTATCACAAATGCTCAAGAAGAGCGAATCAACAAAACCGAAACTGGCGTGGAATTACTGTTATCGACTCCAGATGGGCAAAAAACGGTAACAGGCGATGAATTATTCTGCTTCACTGGCCGGCAAGCAAATATTAAACACCTCGGCCTTGAGGCCGCTAACATCGATCTTGACGGGGCGTGGGTGAAACAAACAATGCAGGCCCGGGACAATGACTCTATATACGTTGTCGGAGACGCAAACGAACACGAACCAATCTTACACGTTGCGAAAGAACAGGGACAAACGGCAGCCAAAAACATTCTGAACGATGTTCACGGTGAGCCTCTTGAGCCGTATACTAACATCCATCATCATATTGTATTCTCTGGTCTGGGGATCTATCCGTTTGCTCGCGTGGGAGATACGCCAACTACTGCTAAAGCAGCGGGACATGATGTAGTTGTAGCCACCCGCCAGGCGAGTGACGATGGAATATTCAAATCAAAGAATGTACCCAAGGGCCTTGCTCGGCTTGTCGTTGACCGCACGGACGGCACCATACTTGGTTATCAGGGGCTACACTATCACGCTGATACAATGGCAAAAACGGCACAAGTTCTCGTTGAACTTGGCCTTGATGTCAGAGAAGTTCCGGACAGAGCATATCATCCAACACTACCTGAACTGCTTGATGGGCTATTCCGCGAGGCGGCTACCAAGATGAGTGAGTGA
- the katG gene encoding catalase/peroxidase HPI: MSSDNTRPTPSTRNSNQDWWPSRLSIDILKQNARDTGPIEEDFNYAEEFEKLDLEEVKADIEDVITEPKDWWPADYGHYGPFMIRMAWHSAGTYRAYDGRGGAAGGRQRFAPLNSWPDNANLDKARRLLWPVKQKYGRKLSWADLLILAGNVAIESMGFQTFGFAGGREDDFEPDEAVDWGPEHEFETQERFAEPGELQEGLGASVMGLIYVNPEGPDGEPDPMASAKNIRQTFSRMAMNDRQTAALIAGGHTFGKVHGADDPDEVHEPEPAAAPIENMGLGWQDGETAAEEGVTTSGIEGPWTSSPTEWDMGYVDNLLEYEWKPIKGPGGAWQWTPKEGQEIPSAPDALESEEEVTPMMLTTDIALKRDPQYREIMETFQENPMAFGIAFAKAWYKLTHRDMGPPERFLGPEVPDETMVWQDPLPDPDYELVGDEEIAELKSKILDTDLSIQQLVKTAWASASTYRDSDKRGGANGARIRLEPQRSWDVNEPTKLETVLETYEEIQAEFNKSRSDEVRISLADLIVLGGNVAVEQAAADAGYDIKVPFEPGRTDATEEQTDVDSFEALKPAVDGFRNYIKDDLNRPAEEVLVDEADLLDLTPAEMTVLVGGMRALGATYQNTDLGVLTDEQGMLTNDFFVNLLSMDTEWEQSSASDQVYEGYDRHTGEHMWNATRVDLIFGSHDELRAVAEVYASADAEEKFVQDFVSAWQKVMQADRFDLK; the protein is encoded by the coding sequence ATGTCAAGCGATAACACAAGACCGACACCCAGTACTCGAAATAGCAATCAAGACTGGTGGCCAAGCCGTTTGAGCATCGATATTCTCAAGCAAAATGCCCGGGACACGGGACCGATAGAAGAAGACTTCAATTACGCTGAGGAATTTGAGAAGCTTGATCTTGAAGAGGTTAAAGCAGATATCGAGGATGTTATAACAGAGCCTAAAGACTGGTGGCCAGCTGACTATGGACACTACGGACCATTCATGATCCGGATGGCGTGGCATAGTGCCGGGACATACCGCGCATATGATGGCCGCGGAGGTGCCGCTGGAGGGCGGCAACGGTTCGCCCCGCTGAACAGTTGGCCGGATAACGCCAATCTTGACAAGGCCCGACGACTGCTTTGGCCGGTCAAGCAAAAGTATGGCCGCAAGCTGTCGTGGGCTGATCTCCTTATTCTTGCTGGAAATGTCGCTATCGAATCAATGGGCTTCCAGACATTCGGATTTGCTGGTGGACGTGAAGATGATTTTGAACCTGACGAGGCAGTTGATTGGGGCCCTGAACATGAGTTTGAAACCCAAGAACGGTTTGCAGAACCCGGTGAGCTACAGGAAGGACTTGGAGCCTCTGTAATGGGACTTATTTATGTGAATCCAGAGGGTCCTGATGGGGAGCCGGATCCAATGGCGTCCGCCAAAAATATCCGTCAGACGTTCTCCCGTATGGCGATGAATGACAGACAAACAGCTGCGTTGATTGCTGGCGGACATACCTTTGGAAAAGTTCATGGAGCAGACGATCCGGATGAGGTTCACGAGCCAGAGCCTGCTGCTGCTCCGATTGAAAACATGGGGCTTGGCTGGCAGGACGGAGAAACCGCTGCTGAAGAAGGTGTTACAACCAGTGGAATTGAAGGTCCGTGGACTTCCTCACCAACTGAGTGGGATATGGGGTATGTCGATAACTTGCTAGAATATGAATGGAAGCCAATAAAAGGTCCAGGTGGTGCATGGCAGTGGACGCCAAAAGAGGGTCAAGAAATTCCGTCTGCACCTGATGCTCTGGAGTCAGAAGAGGAAGTTACGCCGATGATGCTGACAACAGACATTGCGTTGAAGCGCGATCCACAGTATCGAGAAATAATGGAAACCTTCCAAGAGAATCCAATGGCGTTCGGAATTGCCTTCGCGAAGGCTTGGTATAAACTGACCCATCGTGATATGGGTCCTCCAGAGCGATTCCTTGGCCCAGAAGTCCCCGATGAAACGATGGTATGGCAGGATCCTCTCCCTGACCCCGATTATGAACTGGTTGGTGACGAGGAGATCGCAGAACTCAAGTCAAAAATCCTTGACACGGACCTTTCAATTCAGCAACTTGTCAAGACTGCTTGGGCATCTGCATCGACATATCGAGATAGTGACAAACGTGGTGGCGCAAACGGAGCCCGGATCCGGCTTGAACCCCAGCGAAGCTGGGACGTAAATGAGCCTACAAAGCTTGAAACGGTTCTTGAGACGTACGAAGAAATTCAAGCAGAGTTCAATAAATCGCGCTCAGACGAAGTGCGAATCTCACTTGCAGACCTTATTGTGCTGGGTGGAAACGTAGCCGTCGAACAAGCTGCTGCCGATGCTGGCTATGACATCAAAGTCCCATTTGAGCCTGGAAGGACAGATGCAACTGAAGAACAGACAGATGTTGATTCATTCGAGGCACTCAAGCCGGCAGTTGATGGATTCCGAAACTACATCAAAGACGACCTCAACCGTCCAGCAGAGGAAGTACTTGTTGATGAAGCCGATTTGCTGGACTTGACTCCTGCTGAGATGACGGTACTTGTCGGAGGCATGCGCGCATTAGGTGCAACATACCAGAACACTGACCTTGGTGTCCTTACAGATGAGCAAGGAATGCTGACAAACGACTTTTTTGTGAACTTACTGAGTATGGACACGGAGTGGGAGCAATCGTCAGCGTCTGACCAAGTATATGAAGGATATGATCGACACACGGGTGAACATATGTGGAATGCAACCCGCGTTGACCTTATTTTTGGATCACATGACGAACTTCGCGCAGTCGCAGAGGTGTACGCCAGTGCAGATGCCGAAGAGAAGTTTGTCCAAGACTTTGTGAGTGCCTGGCAAAAAGTAATGCAGGCTGACCGATTTGATCTCAAGTAG